The following proteins are encoded in a genomic region of Oryza brachyantha chromosome 11, ObraRS2, whole genome shotgun sequence:
- the LOC107305307 gene encoding CASP-like protein 1U1 has product MTEVDLARAVSLFFRIAVVGLSVAAAVVMATASQVFPYGEVGVSYTRYSAFVYFVVATVASAVCSAAALYLSVFKRNWVVTLLDVVTMGLLFSAAGAVFAVRRMAPLYLGVAGANVDVAGQWVNGGFCQFAGAFCWRVTTSATICAFAAGAVSVAVLTKDARYRGGKH; this is encoded by the exons atgaCGGAGGTGGACCTGGCGAGGGCGGTGAGCCTCTTCTTCCGCATCGCGGTGGTCGGGCTGTCggtggcggccgccgtcgtGATGGCCACGGCGAGCCAGGTTTTCCCCTACGGCGAAGTCGGCGTCTCCTACACCAGATACAGCGCCTTCGT GTACTTCGTGGTGGCCACGGTGGCGTCGGCGGtgtgctcggcggcggcgctgtacCTGTCGGTGTTCAAGAGGAACTGGGTGGTGACGCTCCTCGACGTCGTCACCATGGGGCTCCTCTTctcggccgccggcgcggtgtTCGCCGTGCGGAGGATGGCGCCGCTGTACCTGGGCGTGGCGGGGGCGAACGTCGACGTCGCCGGGCAGTGGGTGAACGGAGGGTTCTGCCAGTTCGCCGGCGCGTTCTGCTGGAGGGTGACCACGTCGGCGACCATCTgcgcgttcgccgccggcgccgtctccgtcgccgtgcTCACCAAGGACGCGCGATACCGCGGCGGCAAGCACTGA